The Triticum aestivum cultivar Chinese Spring chromosome 7B, IWGSC CS RefSeq v2.1, whole genome shotgun sequence genome window below encodes:
- the LOC123158278 gene encoding cytochrome P450 87A3, which translates to MTPTHLHPLPSPHTRCPLVELTSAVMELGGVGGPFCNVYLPEYLLVDWTRGGAAPGPHAGVVKAHACADVRWIPSAWPSEARKTTGSEASFNLKMEEGYYFSYASLCGALAVIVAGWLVYRWMNPPCNTGRLPPGSMGFPLVGETFRFFKPSPSIDIPAFYKQRLKRYGPLFKTNLVGQPLVVSMDAEVNRFIFQQEGKLFRSWYPDTTNIIFGKESLASCDGSLHKFVRSFAARLFGVDSLRDVLLAEMEQNVARSFAAWAAEPAGIEVKDAVSTMIFDLMAKKLIGFGPDKSRKLRKNLDVFFQGMVSFPLYFPGTAFYKCIQGRKNVQKVLKDLLKERLSAPQKRHGDFLDEVVDELQSGTGMLNEKFAVDLVGALLFASFATVSSSLTVAMKFLSDQPSVVESLKEEHEAILKKREGAGTSAITWDEYKSMAFTAQVTNEIVRLSNVAPGIFRKTLTDVQAKGYTIPAGWLVMISPISVNLNPELYEDPLAFNPWRWQDESKKSTLLKNFMPFGGGLRLCVGAEFSRIQIALFLHTLVTKYRWKEIKGGEVQRISEIVFPKGYHIQIIPREESIN; encoded by the exons ATGACCCCTACTCACCTCCATCCCCTACCCAGCCCCCATACACGCTGCCCGCTGGTGGAGCTCACCAGCGCCGTCATGGAGCTCGGCGGCGTTGGAGGCCCATTTTGCAATGTCTACCTCCCTGAGTATCTGTTGGTGGACTGGACGCGGGGCGGCGCTGCTCCAGGTCCTCATGCCGGCGTGGTGAAGGCGCATGCATGCGCCGATGTCCGCTGGATCCCATCGGCGTGGCCCAG CGAAGCAAGAAAAACCACAGGCAGCGAAGCTAGCTTCAACTTGAAGATGGAGGAGGGCTACTACTTCTCGTACGCATCCCTCTGCGGCGCCCTTGCGGTGATTGTGGCAGGCTGGCTCGTGTACAGGTGGATGAATCCTCCCTGCAACACCGGGAGGCTCCCTCCCGGATCCATGGGCTTCCCCCTCGTCGGCGAGACCTTCCGCTTCTTCAAGCCAAGCCCTTCTATCGACATCCCAGCCTTCTACAAGCAAAGGCTCAAAAG ATACGGCCCGTTGTTCAAGACGAACCTCGTGGGGCAGCCGTTGGTGGTGTCCATGGACGCCGAGGTGAACCGCTTCATCTTCCAGCAGGAAGGCAAGCTGTTCCGGAGCTGGTACCCGGACACCACCAACATCATCTTCGGAAAGGAGAGCCTCGCCTCCTGCGACGGCTCCCTCCATAAGTTTGTCCGCAGCTTCGCCGCCAGGCTCTTCGGCGTCGACAGCCTCCGGGACGTGCTCCTCGCCGAAATGGAGCAGAACGTGGCGCGGAGCTTCGCCGCGTGGGCCGCGGAGCCTGCAGGAATCGAGGTCAAGGACGCGGTGTCCACG ATGATCTTCGACCTCATGGCCAAGAAGCTGATTGGTTTTGGGCCCGACAAGTCAAGGAAACTTAGGAAGAATTTGGATGTCTTCTTCCAGGGAATGGTCTCCTTCCCGCTGTATTTCCCTGGGACAGCATTCTACAAATGCATACAG GGAAGGAAAAATGTGCAAAAGGTACTCAAGGACCTGCTAAAAGAAAGGCTCAGTGCACCTCAAAAGCGACACGGTGATTTCCTcgacgaggtcgtcgatgagctaCAGAGCGGGACGGGAATGTTGAACGAGAAATTCGCCGTAGATCTGGTGGGCGCCCTCCTGTTCGCCAGCTTTGCGACCGTGTCGTCGTCGCTCACTGTCGCCATGAAGTTCCTCAGCGACCAACCCAGTGTGGTAGAATCACTCAAG GAGGAGCATGAAGCGATTTTGAAGAAAAGAGAGGGTGCCGGTACTAGTGCGATCACATGGGACGAATACAAGTCCATGGCATTCACTGCTCAG GTCACGAATGAGATCGTTCGCCTTAGTAACGTGGCCCCTGGAATATTCAGGAAAACACTAACAGATGTGCAAGCGAAAG GCTACACGATCCCCGCCGGTTGGCTGGTGATGATCAGCCCCATATCTGTCAATCTGAACCCAGAACTGTATGAAGATCCCTTAGCCTTTAATCCATGGAGGTGGCAGGATGAGTCGAAGAAGAGCACTCTGCTCAAGAACTTCATGCCGTTCGGAGGGGGGCTAAGGCTTTGCGTGGGCGCAGAATTCAGCAGAATTCAGATCGCACTCTTCCTTCACACCTTGGTGACAAAGTACAG ATGGAAGGAGATAAAAGGAGGCGAAGTGCAACGCATATCCGAGATCGTGTTTCCGAAGGGCTATCACATCCAAATAATCCCTAGGGAGGAATCGATAAACTGA